A section of the Myxococcus virescens genome encodes:
- a CDS encoding phospholipase D-like domain-containing protein — MRPIEAELLSGSALYREVVLEKLLHARESVWMATANVKAMFVEHGGRFVPLVDVLDTLAARGVALRLLHAELPSRPFRAAFDRQARLVAGGLSLKVCPRVHFKAVVVDGAWAYLGSANLTGAGLGAKGDSARNFELGFVTEDFDVIDRVTALYEAVWSGAECKACKLRAVCPDPILPAGKRAPTPRRPRADAPRLGKARRLQRGAKAAKR; from the coding sequence ATGCGTCCCATCGAGGCGGAGCTCCTGTCGGGCAGCGCGCTGTACCGGGAGGTGGTGTTGGAGAAGCTGCTCCACGCCCGGGAGTCGGTGTGGATGGCCACGGCCAACGTGAAGGCGATGTTCGTGGAGCACGGCGGCCGTTTCGTCCCGCTGGTGGACGTGCTGGACACGCTCGCCGCGCGCGGAGTGGCGCTGCGGCTGTTGCACGCGGAGCTGCCGAGCCGGCCCTTTCGCGCCGCCTTCGACCGGCAGGCGCGGCTGGTGGCGGGGGGCTTGTCGCTCAAGGTCTGCCCGCGCGTGCACTTCAAGGCGGTGGTGGTAGATGGCGCGTGGGCATACCTGGGCAGCGCCAACCTCACCGGCGCGGGGCTGGGCGCCAAGGGCGACTCCGCGCGCAACTTCGAGCTGGGCTTCGTCACCGAGGACTTCGACGTCATCGACCGGGTGACGGCGCTCTACGAAGCGGTGTGGAGCGGCGCCGAGTGCAAGGCATGCAAGCTCCGCGCGGTGTGTCCCGACCCCATTCTGCCCGCGGGCAAGCGAGCGCCCACGCCGCGCCGTCCTCGCGCGGATGCCCCACGACTGGGCAAGGCGCGCCGTCTCCAGCGGGGCGCGAAGGCCGCCAAGCGCTAG
- a CDS encoding TetR/AcrR family transcriptional regulator, translating to MASTSAAKANRALPQRARKDEDKEARRQLILDEALALYQATSYAEVKMADVAGRAMLAKGTVFLYFPTKEALFLALLEDLLFAWFARLDGLLAEDTSAWTGPRLARTVAESLEGEEALTRLLALLQTVLEQNVTAEQLRPFKERLLAALLRAGTRVEQRLPFLHAGEGPRFFIHLHALVTGLRQMADVAPVAREVLEALPHLAPLRVDFTAELTTALTTLLRGLESR from the coding sequence ATGGCCAGCACCTCAGCGGCGAAGGCGAATCGGGCCCTGCCCCAGCGAGCTCGGAAGGACGAGGACAAGGAAGCGCGGCGGCAGCTCATCCTGGATGAGGCGCTGGCCCTGTATCAGGCGACGTCCTACGCCGAGGTGAAGATGGCGGACGTGGCCGGCCGGGCGATGCTGGCCAAGGGCACGGTGTTCCTCTACTTCCCCACGAAGGAGGCGCTGTTCCTGGCGCTGCTGGAGGACCTGCTCTTCGCGTGGTTCGCCCGGCTGGACGGGCTGCTGGCGGAGGACACGTCGGCCTGGACGGGGCCCCGGCTGGCGCGCACGGTGGCCGAGTCGCTGGAGGGCGAGGAGGCCCTGACGCGGCTGCTCGCGCTGCTGCAGACGGTGCTGGAGCAGAACGTGACGGCCGAGCAGCTCCGCCCGTTCAAGGAGCGGCTGCTGGCGGCGCTGCTCCGCGCGGGCACACGGGTGGAGCAGCGGCTGCCCTTCCTCCATGCCGGAGAAGGCCCGCGCTTCTTCATCCACCTGCACGCGCTGGTGACGGGCCTCCGGCAGATGGCGGACGTGGCGCCGGTGGCGCGCGAGGTGCTGGAGGCACTGCCCCACCTGGCGCCGCTGCGCGTCGACTTCACCGCCGAGCTGACGACGGCCCTCACCACCCTTCTTCGCGGATTGGAGTCCCGCTGA
- a CDS encoding aldehyde dehydrogenase family protein, translated as MLEATSQASTQPTADTERIRAVFEAQRAHRWTMSRTTAAERIARLKRLREAIIARRAELADAIHADFRKPAVEVELTELHPTLEELNHTVRHLKSWMKPMRVGTPMLLAGSSSHVRYEARGTVLLLSPWNYPFNLLVSPLVAAIAAGNTVICKPSEKTPHTSRFLARLVKDVFPKNEVALFEGGAETAEALLELPFDHIFFTGNTRIGRKVMEAAAKHLASVTLELGGKSPVIVDETADVAAAAERLCWGKFVNGGQTCVAPDYVFVHASKERAFLDALKASITRFYGDTEQERQASPDLTRLVDPVAWRRVKDLLERSVAAGAKLEVGGETDEPSRYIAPTVLSGVTAESPVMEGEIFGPVLPVLTFQSREEVYAHIRAGGKPLALYVFSQDKRAVEDIFQNTTSGGAVVNNVLVHLANPNLPFGGVGTSGLGNYHGHFGFKTFSHERAVMVQWMKSLASVFFPPYRGKAQELASRATRLME; from the coding sequence ATGCTCGAAGCAACGTCTCAAGCCAGCACGCAGCCCACCGCCGACACCGAGCGCATCCGCGCGGTGTTCGAAGCCCAGCGCGCGCACCGCTGGACGATGTCCCGCACCACGGCCGCCGAACGCATCGCCCGGCTGAAGCGGCTGCGCGAAGCCATCATCGCCCGCCGCGCGGAGCTGGCGGACGCCATCCACGCGGACTTCCGCAAGCCCGCGGTGGAGGTGGAGCTGACGGAGCTGCACCCCACGCTGGAGGAGCTGAACCACACGGTGCGGCACCTCAAGTCGTGGATGAAGCCCATGCGGGTGGGCACGCCGATGCTGCTGGCGGGCTCGTCCAGCCACGTGCGCTACGAGGCGCGCGGCACGGTGCTGCTGCTGTCGCCGTGGAACTACCCCTTCAACCTGCTGGTGTCGCCGCTGGTGGCCGCCATCGCCGCGGGCAACACCGTCATCTGCAAGCCCAGCGAGAAGACGCCGCACACCTCGCGCTTCCTGGCGCGGCTGGTGAAGGACGTGTTTCCCAAGAACGAGGTGGCGCTGTTCGAAGGCGGCGCGGAGACGGCGGAGGCGCTGCTGGAGCTGCCCTTCGACCACATCTTCTTCACCGGCAACACGCGCATCGGCCGCAAGGTGATGGAGGCCGCGGCGAAGCACCTGGCCAGCGTGACGCTGGAGCTGGGTGGCAAGTCGCCCGTCATCGTCGATGAAACGGCGGATGTCGCCGCCGCCGCCGAGCGCCTGTGCTGGGGCAAGTTCGTCAACGGCGGCCAGACGTGCGTGGCGCCGGACTACGTGTTCGTGCACGCGTCGAAGGAGCGGGCGTTCCTGGACGCGCTCAAGGCGTCCATCACGCGCTTCTACGGCGATACCGAGCAGGAGCGGCAGGCGAGCCCTGACCTGACGCGGCTGGTGGACCCGGTGGCGTGGCGGCGGGTGAAGGACCTGCTCGAACGCTCGGTGGCTGCGGGAGCGAAGCTGGAGGTGGGCGGGGAGACGGACGAGCCCTCGCGCTACATCGCGCCCACCGTGCTGTCCGGCGTGACGGCGGAGAGCCCGGTGATGGAGGGCGAGATTTTCGGACCGGTGCTGCCGGTGCTCACCTTCCAGTCCCGTGAAGAGGTCTACGCGCACATCCGCGCGGGCGGGAAGCCTTTGGCCCTCTACGTGTTCAGCCAGGACAAGCGGGCGGTGGAAGACATCTTCCAGAACACCACGTCGGGTGGCGCGGTGGTGAACAACGTGCTCGTCCACCTCGCGAACCCCAACCTCCCGTTCGGCGGGGTTGGCACCAGTGGCCTGGGGAACTACCACGGCCATTTCGGCTTCAAGACGTTCAGCCATGAGCGGGCAGTGATGGTTCAGTGGATGAAGTCGCTGGCTTCGGTGTTCTTCCCGCCGTATCGCGGGAAGGCGCAGGAATTGGCCTCCCGCGCGACCCGGCTGATGGAGTAG
- a CDS encoding aldehyde dehydrogenase family protein: MRVVKLEEARMPDGVQEAFDRLHAHRWEVARRGMKERLARLEQLKTLLVARREALAEALHADFRKPRAEVEATEVLPVLMELASIQKHLKTWMKPRKVSTPLLLTGTSSLVQYEPRGVVLVMAPWNYPFHLLVSPLVAAVAAGNAVLCKPSEKTPNTARFIAELVKDVFPPEEVAVVEGGPEVGEALLRLPFDHFFFTGGARVGRRVMEAAAKHLASVTLELGGKSPVIVDETADVAAAAERVVWGKFLNGGQTCIAPDHVWVHASKEEALLEAMKEALERFYGRTEEARRASLDLCRMVDDSAFTRVRQLMDRTVEAGARVVVGGGVGAESRYIAPTVLADVTPDAPIMAEEIFGPVLPVLRFESLDEVVSHVREDGKPLALYVFSNDEATVERLLRETRAGGTCINTVVLHNVNPNLPFGGVGASGVGAYHGETGFRTFSHERAVLRQGRTSLVHLFFPPFTGKAQKLARLAGRLFE, from the coding sequence ATGCGCGTGGTGAAGTTGGAAGAAGCACGGATGCCGGACGGTGTGCAGGAGGCGTTCGACCGCCTCCATGCGCATCGCTGGGAGGTGGCGCGCCGCGGCATGAAGGAACGGCTGGCCCGGCTGGAGCAGCTCAAGACGCTGCTCGTCGCCCGGCGCGAGGCCCTGGCCGAGGCGCTCCACGCCGACTTCCGCAAGCCGCGCGCGGAGGTGGAGGCCACCGAGGTCCTCCCCGTCCTGATGGAGTTGGCCTCCATCCAGAAGCACCTCAAGACGTGGATGAAGCCCCGGAAGGTCTCCACGCCCCTGCTGCTCACCGGCACGTCCAGCCTGGTGCAGTACGAGCCCCGGGGCGTGGTGCTGGTGATGGCCCCGTGGAACTACCCCTTCCACCTGCTGGTGTCGCCGCTGGTCGCTGCGGTGGCCGCGGGCAACGCCGTCCTGTGCAAGCCCAGTGAGAAGACGCCCAACACGGCGCGCTTCATCGCGGAGCTGGTGAAGGATGTCTTTCCCCCAGAAGAGGTCGCGGTGGTGGAGGGCGGCCCGGAGGTGGGCGAGGCGCTGCTGCGGCTGCCCTTCGACCACTTCTTCTTCACCGGCGGGGCCCGCGTGGGCCGGCGGGTGATGGAGGCCGCGGCGAAGCACCTGGCCAGCGTGACGTTGGAGCTGGGTGGCAAGTCGCCCGTCATCGTCGATGAGACGGCGGATGTCGCCGCCGCCGCCGAGCGCGTGGTGTGGGGCAAGTTCCTCAACGGCGGACAGACGTGCATCGCCCCCGACCACGTCTGGGTCCACGCGTCGAAGGAAGAGGCGCTGCTGGAGGCGATGAAGGAGGCCCTGGAGCGCTTCTACGGCCGCACCGAGGAGGCGCGCCGCGCGAGCCTGGACCTGTGCCGCATGGTGGATGACAGCGCCTTCACGCGGGTGCGCCAGTTGATGGACCGCACCGTGGAGGCCGGCGCGCGCGTGGTGGTGGGCGGCGGCGTGGGAGCGGAGTCGCGTTACATCGCGCCCACGGTGCTCGCGGACGTGACGCCGGACGCGCCCATCATGGCCGAGGAGATTTTCGGACCGGTGCTGCCGGTGCTGCGCTTCGAGTCCCTGGACGAAGTGGTGTCGCACGTGCGCGAGGACGGCAAGCCCCTGGCGCTCTACGTGTTCAGCAACGACGAGGCCACGGTGGAGCGGCTGCTGCGGGAGACTCGCGCGGGCGGCACGTGCATCAACACGGTGGTGCTGCACAACGTGAATCCGAACCTGCCCTTCGGCGGCGTGGGCGCCAGCGGCGTGGGCGCGTATCACGGCGAGACGGGCTTCCGGACCTTCAGCCACGAGCGCGCGGTGCTGCGCCAGGGGCGCACGTCCCTGGTCCACCTGTTCTTCCCGCCCTTCACGGGCAAGGCGCAGAAGCTGGCGCGGCTGGCGGGGCGGTTGTTCGAATAG
- a CDS encoding PH domain-containing protein — translation MTDPGSPSPLTVVPGGDGGFLSRLPTVLQPHRSLLTYYLVSALLAGPGFPILGLIRYFKYQTLRYTLDDEGITVRWGILFRREVSLTYARIQDIHLSSNLVERWLGLARIQIQTASGNSQAEITIEGVPDFGAMRDFLYSKMRGSRERAVPTQGSARAMPAGDHDALAATLREIAEEVRALRLSLDSGATREKQDV, via the coding sequence ATGACAGACCCGGGGTCGCCTTCCCCTCTGACGGTGGTCCCCGGTGGTGACGGGGGCTTCCTGTCGCGCCTGCCCACGGTGCTGCAACCGCACCGCAGCCTGCTCACCTACTACCTCGTCAGCGCGCTGCTGGCCGGGCCCGGCTTCCCCATCCTCGGGCTCATCCGCTACTTCAAGTACCAGACGCTGCGCTACACGCTGGACGACGAAGGCATCACCGTCCGCTGGGGCATCCTCTTCCGGCGGGAGGTGTCCCTCACCTACGCGCGCATCCAGGACATCCACCTGTCCAGCAACCTGGTGGAACGCTGGCTGGGGCTGGCGCGCATCCAAATCCAGACGGCGAGCGGCAACTCTCAGGCGGAAATCACCATCGAAGGTGTGCCCGACTTCGGAGCCATGCGGGACTTCCTCTATTCGAAGATGCGGGGAAGCCGGGAGCGCGCAGTGCCCACGCAGGGGAGCGCACGCGCCATGCCCGCCGGTGACCATGACGCGCTGGCGGCCACGCTCCGCGAGATTGCCGAGGAGGTGCGCGCCCTGCGGCTCAGCCTGGACAGCGGCGCCACGCGGGAGAAGCAGGATGTCTGA
- a CDS encoding PH domain-containing protein: MSDAAPAWLLRLLKVPPAPHIPEGAAVRVFRAAPAHRQLQLLRWGLRQAGVVVGLIFTWVAVKNRFVPHLPYAHADTVFFVFEMFAWLAFAVQAPITFLVAWLDYEYRWYILSDRSLRIREGLVSIQEKTMTFANIQQVSIRQNPLQRLFGIADVKVETAGGGSKRGAQDADASHTEGLHEAHFRGVDNPEEIRDVIMARVRMHRDAGLGEPQHPEPALPAPVASSAATLGAAKELLGEMRALRSALTAQGRVEP, encoded by the coding sequence ATGTCTGACGCCGCGCCTGCCTGGCTCCTGCGCCTGCTGAAGGTGCCCCCCGCGCCGCACATCCCCGAAGGCGCGGCGGTTCGCGTGTTCCGCGCCGCCCCGGCCCATCGCCAGCTCCAGTTGCTCCGTTGGGGCCTGCGGCAGGCCGGCGTCGTGGTGGGCCTGATTTTCACCTGGGTGGCGGTGAAGAACCGGTTCGTCCCGCACCTGCCCTACGCGCACGCGGACACGGTCTTCTTCGTCTTCGAGATGTTCGCCTGGCTCGCGTTCGCCGTGCAGGCCCCCATCACCTTCCTGGTGGCGTGGCTCGACTACGAGTACCGCTGGTACATCCTCTCCGACCGCAGCCTGCGCATCCGGGAAGGGCTCGTCTCCATCCAGGAGAAGACGATGACCTTCGCCAACATCCAGCAGGTCTCCATCCGGCAGAACCCGCTCCAACGGCTGTTCGGTATCGCCGACGTGAAGGTGGAGACGGCGGGCGGAGGCAGCAAGCGCGGCGCGCAGGACGCGGACGCCTCACACACGGAAGGACTGCACGAGGCCCACTTCCGGGGCGTGGACAATCCGGAGGAGATTCGCGACGTCATCATGGCGCGGGTGCGCATGCACCGGGACGCCGGATTGGGCGAGCCGCAGCATCCCGAGCCGGCGCTGCCCGCGCCCGTGGCCTCCTCGGCCGCGACGCTGGGCGCGGCGAAGGAGCTGCTGGGTGAGATGCGGGCGCTGCGAAGCGCCCTGACGGCCCAGGGCCGCGTGGAGCCCTGA
- a CDS encoding ABC-F family ATP-binding cassette domain-containing protein, with amino-acid sequence MIRLDNISKQNGQQILFIEASAALHKGEKVGLVGPNGAGKTTLFRMITSQEHPDEGQVAVDRGVTIGYFSQDVGEMEGRSAAAEVMDGAGPVSTVAAELKELEAAMADPDQADNMDKLVERYGLVQGRFEELGGYALEGRAREILAGLGFTQEMMDGDVGALSGGWKMRVALARILLMRPDAMLLDEPSNHLDIESLIWLEEFLKNYDGALLMTSHDREFMNRIVNKVVEIDGGSLSTYTGNYEFYEQQRAMNEKQQQAQFERQQAMLAKELKFIERFKARASHAAQVQSRVKKLEKIERVEPPKRRQTVLFEFQPAPRSGDDVVSLKGVHKAYGSRIIYEGLDFLVRRTERWAVMGVNGAGKSTLLKLVTGSTQPDTGNVALGGSVKMGYFAQHAMDLLDGERTVFQSLEDAFPRAGQGSLRALAGCFGFSGDEVEKKCRVLSGGEKARLVMAKMLFDPPNFLVLDEPTNHLDMATKEMLITALSRYEGTMLFVSHDRHFLAALSNRVLELTPEGIHQYGGGYTEYVARTGQEAPGLRS; translated from the coding sequence ATGATTCGTCTCGACAACATCAGCAAGCAGAACGGCCAGCAGATTCTCTTCATCGAGGCCTCCGCGGCGCTCCACAAGGGGGAGAAGGTGGGCCTCGTCGGACCCAACGGGGCCGGCAAGACGACGCTGTTCCGGATGATTACCAGCCAGGAGCACCCCGACGAGGGCCAGGTCGCGGTCGACCGGGGCGTCACCATTGGCTACTTCAGCCAGGACGTGGGTGAGATGGAGGGCCGCAGCGCCGCCGCCGAGGTGATGGACGGCGCGGGCCCGGTGAGCACGGTGGCCGCCGAGCTGAAGGAGCTGGAGGCCGCCATGGCCGACCCGGACCAGGCGGACAACATGGACAAGCTCGTGGAGCGCTACGGCCTGGTCCAGGGGCGCTTCGAGGAGCTGGGCGGCTACGCGCTGGAAGGCCGCGCGCGGGAGATTCTCGCGGGCCTGGGCTTCACCCAGGAGATGATGGACGGCGACGTGGGCGCGCTGTCGGGCGGTTGGAAGATGCGCGTGGCGCTGGCCCGCATCCTCCTGATGCGTCCGGACGCGATGCTGCTCGACGAGCCGAGCAACCACCTCGACATCGAGAGCCTCATCTGGCTGGAGGAGTTCCTCAAGAACTACGACGGCGCGCTGCTGATGACGTCGCACGACCGCGAGTTCATGAACCGCATCGTGAACAAGGTGGTGGAGATCGACGGCGGCTCGCTGTCGACGTACACCGGCAACTACGAGTTCTACGAGCAGCAGCGGGCGATGAACGAGAAGCAGCAGCAGGCGCAGTTCGAGCGCCAGCAGGCCATGCTCGCCAAGGAGCTGAAGTTCATCGAGCGCTTCAAGGCGCGCGCCTCGCACGCCGCGCAGGTGCAGAGCCGGGTGAAGAAGCTGGAGAAGATTGAGCGCGTGGAGCCGCCCAAGCGGCGCCAGACGGTGCTCTTCGAGTTCCAGCCGGCGCCGCGCTCGGGCGACGACGTGGTGAGCCTGAAGGGCGTTCACAAGGCCTACGGCAGCCGCATCATCTACGAGGGGCTGGACTTCCTGGTGCGCCGCACGGAGCGCTGGGCCGTCATGGGCGTCAACGGCGCGGGCAAGTCCACGCTGCTGAAGCTGGTGACGGGCTCCACGCAGCCGGACACGGGCAACGTGGCGCTGGGTGGCAGCGTGAAGATGGGTTACTTCGCGCAGCACGCCATGGACCTGCTGGATGGCGAGCGGACGGTGTTCCAGTCGCTGGAGGACGCCTTCCCCCGCGCGGGTCAGGGCTCGCTGCGGGCGCTGGCCGGCTGCTTCGGCTTCTCCGGCGACGAGGTGGAGAAGAAGTGCCGCGTGCTGTCCGGTGGTGAGAAGGCCCGGCTCGTCATGGCGAAGATGCTCTTCGACCCGCCGAACTTCCTGGTGCTGGACGAGCCCACCAACCACCTGGACATGGCCACGAAGGAGATGCTGATTACGGCGCTCTCCCGCTACGAGGGGACGATGCTGTTCGTCTCCCACGACCGTCACTTCCTGGCCGCGCTGTCCAACCGCGTGCTGGAGCTGACGCCCGAGGGCATCCACCAGTACGGCGGTGGTTACACGGAGTACGTCGCGCGCACCGGCCAGGAAGCGCCCGGTCTGCGGAGCTGA
- a CDS encoding phenylalanine--tRNA ligase beta subunit-related protein, translating to MLTVDAHPSLDTLAFTTTFPGPLGGLPSPEWLVALLKPGATAPLSSDDTVRGAIRDMLRHGGYKPTGRGKPASEYLVRASGDGSLGAINLAVDACNAVSLHSGLPISVVDLDRATAPFRVGVAPEGAQYVFNASGQSIDLAGLLCLFDAEGPCANAVKDAQRTKTNADTRRTLTVLWGAKALGERTARAFDWYRELLERAGATVERLP from the coding sequence GTGCTGACCGTCGACGCCCACCCCTCCCTGGACACCCTGGCCTTCACCACCACCTTCCCCGGGCCGCTGGGCGGACTGCCCTCCCCGGAGTGGCTGGTGGCCCTGCTGAAGCCCGGCGCCACCGCGCCCCTGTCCAGCGACGACACCGTGCGCGGCGCCATCCGCGACATGCTCCGCCACGGCGGCTACAAGCCCACCGGGCGTGGCAAGCCCGCGTCGGAGTACCTGGTGCGTGCCTCGGGTGACGGCTCGCTGGGCGCCATCAACCTGGCCGTGGATGCCTGCAACGCGGTGTCCCTGCACAGCGGCCTGCCCATCAGCGTGGTGGACCTGGACCGGGCCACCGCCCCCTTCCGCGTGGGCGTGGCCCCGGAGGGCGCGCAGTACGTCTTCAACGCGTCCGGGCAGAGCATCGACCTGGCGGGCCTGCTGTGCCTCTTCGACGCGGAGGGCCCGTGCGCCAACGCCGTCAAGGACGCGCAGCGCACCAAGACGAACGCGGACACCCGCCGCACCCTCACCGTGCTCTGGGGCGCCAAGGCCCTGGGCGAGCGGACCGCGCGCGCCTTCGACTGGTATCGGGAGCTGCTGGAGCGCGCGGGGGCCACGGTGGAGCGCCTGCCCTGA
- a CDS encoding DUF481 domain-containing protein has protein sequence MAGRKSSRWVLLLVWLHAASAAAQIVNVQALFDENTGPGRSAAVDLGADWRTGSTDLFSVRGALLGQWRSETHTWLAVLRGEYAFAADEVIVSKVMEHVRYRYGFTERLSGEVFLQHEFDKFRRIQFRALLGAGPRVRVLTDKKATLVVGLALMLEHERIRRDSEPDAGEFRTDPRLSSYVLGRLEFMENVFLVQTLYAQPRVTNPADIRLLNDTIFEVKPNERLSVGIGFNLTFDNSPPLGVPKLDTQLRTSVGIRL, from the coding sequence ATGGCGGGACGGAAATCCAGCAGGTGGGTGCTGCTGCTCGTGTGGCTTCATGCGGCGAGCGCGGCGGCGCAGATCGTCAACGTCCAGGCGCTGTTCGACGAGAACACGGGACCGGGGCGCTCGGCGGCCGTGGACCTGGGCGCGGACTGGCGCACGGGCAGCACCGACCTCTTCAGCGTGCGCGGCGCCCTGCTGGGCCAGTGGCGCAGCGAGACGCACACCTGGCTGGCCGTCCTCCGGGGGGAGTACGCCTTCGCCGCCGATGAGGTCATCGTCAGCAAGGTCATGGAGCACGTCCGCTACCGCTACGGATTCACGGAGCGGCTCTCCGGCGAGGTGTTCCTCCAACACGAGTTCGACAAGTTCCGCCGCATCCAGTTCCGGGCCCTGCTGGGCGCGGGGCCCCGGGTGAGGGTGCTGACCGACAAGAAGGCCACGCTGGTGGTGGGGCTCGCGCTGATGCTGGAGCACGAGCGCATCCGCCGGGATTCCGAACCGGATGCCGGGGAGTTCCGCACCGACCCGCGCCTGTCCAGCTACGTGCTGGGGCGGCTGGAGTTCATGGAGAACGTCTTCCTGGTGCAGACGCTCTACGCCCAGCCCCGCGTGACGAACCCCGCCGACATCCGCCTGCTCAACGACACCATCTTCGAGGTGAAGCCCAACGAACGCCTCTCGGTGGGCATCGGCTTCAACCTCACCTTCGACAACTCTCCGCCCCTGGGCGTGCCCAAGCTCGACACCCAGCTGCGGACCTCGGTGGGCATCCGGCTGTAG
- a CDS encoding CBS domain-containing protein, giving the protein MTELYVEREDTVAKAVTLFPKDTVVRALSLMQRYGLSRLPVVDDVHGELIGDVTADDLTRVWQHAPLACMSEILSLKSLRVEDLEDATRWGPRLTLVSPLMDVYQTSKRWVQ; this is encoded by the coding sequence ATGACGGAACTGTACGTGGAGCGCGAGGACACGGTGGCGAAGGCAGTGACGCTCTTCCCCAAGGACACGGTGGTGAGGGCGCTGTCACTGATGCAGCGGTATGGCCTGAGCCGGCTGCCGGTGGTGGACGACGTGCACGGCGAGCTCATCGGCGACGTGACGGCCGACGACCTCACCCGGGTCTGGCAGCACGCGCCGCTGGCCTGTATGTCGGAAATTCTTTCACTGAAATCCCTGCGGGTTGAAGACTTGGAGGACGCCACCCGTTGGGGGCCGCGCCTCACCCTGGTCTCCCCCCTGATGGACGTGTACCAGACCAGCAAACGCTGGGTGCAGTAG
- a CDS encoding dihydroxyacetone kinase family protein translates to MKKLVNAPRAVVREMLEGLVSLAPGQVLLEGESVVLRADTPSDVRARKVAVISGGGSGHEPAHAGYVGAGMLDAAVAGDVFTSPSTDAVLAAIRAVAGPAGALLVVKNYTGDRLNFGLAAELARAEGIPVETVVVADDVSLHDTVEPARRRGIAGTVLVHKVAGAAAAAGAALQDVLREATAAAEALGTMGVALGPCTVPAAGKPGFTLEEDEIELGLGIHGEQGVRRVPMQTADSLVDTLLTTIVEDRRISSGDRVVLLVNGLGGTPPMELAIVARRALAALRQGGIRVERAWSGTFLSALEMPGCSLTLLKVDDARLARLDAAADAPAWPGAGRLPKEPGVYRPSSTASPASLPAEAPQPGMDRFRKAALRVADAFEQSEPRLTALDSAAGDGDLGLSLVRGAEAIRALPEDAWTSPARALTAIGNALRRSIGGSSGPFYATALLRAARRLAEGPADAAAWAEAFDLAVTAVSELGGARPGDRTMLDALRPAADAFAKAVRDGQGAREAWASAVHAAEAGEDATSRMQPRLGRASYLGARAVGVPDAGAAAVVVWMKALTPGIG, encoded by the coding sequence ATGAAGAAGCTGGTCAACGCCCCTCGCGCGGTGGTGCGGGAGATGCTGGAGGGGTTGGTCTCGCTCGCCCCCGGGCAGGTGCTGCTGGAGGGGGAGTCAGTGGTGCTCCGCGCCGACACGCCTTCCGACGTCCGCGCGCGCAAGGTGGCTGTCATCTCCGGCGGCGGCAGCGGCCATGAGCCGGCGCACGCGGGCTACGTGGGCGCGGGCATGCTGGACGCGGCGGTGGCCGGTGACGTCTTCACCTCGCCCAGCACCGATGCCGTGCTGGCCGCCATCCGCGCCGTCGCGGGGCCCGCGGGCGCGCTGCTCGTCGTGAAGAACTACACGGGGGACCGGCTCAACTTCGGGCTTGCTGCCGAGCTGGCGCGCGCCGAGGGCATCCCCGTGGAGACGGTGGTGGTGGCGGACGACGTGTCCCTGCACGACACGGTGGAGCCCGCGCGGCGCCGGGGCATCGCTGGCACGGTGCTGGTCCACAAGGTCGCGGGCGCGGCGGCCGCGGCGGGCGCGGCGCTCCAGGACGTCCTCCGCGAGGCCACCGCGGCGGCGGAGGCGCTGGGCACCATGGGCGTGGCCCTGGGGCCCTGCACCGTGCCCGCGGCGGGCAAGCCGGGCTTCACCTTGGAGGAGGACGAAATCGAGCTGGGCCTGGGCATCCACGGCGAGCAGGGCGTGCGGCGCGTGCCGATGCAGACGGCGGACAGCCTGGTGGACACGCTGCTCACCACCATCGTCGAGGACCGGCGCATCAGCTCGGGAGACAGGGTGGTGCTGCTCGTCAACGGACTGGGCGGCACGCCGCCCATGGAGCTGGCCATCGTCGCCCGGCGCGCGCTGGCCGCGCTGCGCCAGGGCGGCATCCGCGTGGAGCGCGCGTGGAGCGGGACGTTCCTCTCCGCGCTGGAGATGCCCGGCTGCTCATTGACGCTGCTGAAGGTGGACGACGCGCGGCTGGCCCGCCTGGATGCGGCGGCGGATGCGCCCGCGTGGCCCGGCGCGGGACGGCTGCCGAAGGAGCCGGGGGTGTACCGGCCTTCGTCCACGGCGTCTCCGGCATCGCTTCCGGCGGAGGCGCCGCAACCGGGGATGGACCGCTTCCGGAAGGCCGCCTTGCGGGTGGCGGACGCGTTCGAGCAGTCGGAGCCCCGGCTGACCGCGCTCGACAGCGCCGCGGGCGACGGTGACCTGGGCCTCAGTCTGGTGCGGGGCGCCGAGGCGATTCGCGCCCTCCCGGAGGACGCGTGGACGAGCCCCGCGCGCGCGCTGACGGCCATTGGCAATGCCCTGCGGCGCAGCATTGGCGGCAGCTCGGGGCCCTTCTACGCGACGGCGCTGCTGCGCGCCGCGCGCAGGCTGGCGGAAGGGCCCGCGGATGCCGCCGCATGGGCCGAGGCCTTCGACCTGGCCGTCACCGCCGTATCGGAGCTGGGCGGCGCGCGGCCTGGGGACCGCACCATGCTCGATGCGCTCCGGCCCGCCGCCGACGCCTTCGCGAAGGCGGTGCGGGACGGACAGGGGGCTCGCGAGGCCTGGGCCTCGGCGGTGCACGCGGCCGAGGCGGGAGAGGATGCGACGTCCCGGATGCAGCCACGCCTGGGACGCGCCAGCTACCTGGGGGCGCGCGCCGTCGGTGTGCCGGACGCGGGCGCCGCGGCCGTGGTGGTGTGGATGAAGGCGCTCACGCCTGGCATCGGCTGA